In Mercurialis annua linkage group LG5, ddMerAnnu1.2, whole genome shotgun sequence, a single genomic region encodes these proteins:
- the LOC126680337 gene encoding zinc finger BED domain-containing protein RICESLEEPER 2-like produces MEPDARLPTDDAVGTWGNIAPCPDAPVNPEVVVDGPTQQQVQGPQPQPEAANARKRKPMHKRSVVWEHYESVNDDMGRVVSAKCLYCARVYECHSKRNGTSTLRAHMLACLKNPNSKHTRQALLTMPNVQHVNDGNLVNVGVWKFSQEAVRESLAFMIVVDELPLRFVDGMGFRKLMNTACPRFKIPSRWTMNRDIFNLFASEKLKLKSFLKDHSQRVSITTDTWTSIQRINYMCVTCHWIDDSWKLHKAIISFIPVSGHRGEYIAKSLENCVLDWGVKNVFSITMDNASSNDVAVGVFRKKLISWGTGVAKGKYLHMRCIAHILNLVVSDGLKDVNVSVKKVRDAVRYIRNSPARLKKFKESADFVGVESKKCLCLDVPTRWNSTYLMLHTAALYEKVFEKYDEDESSFKTDLNGNIPDSHDWEVVRKFSDCLAHFYTVTLRISGSLYVTSDMHFQEICDLNVVLCDMIESDDLEIKNLGERMKVKFDKYWGDPDKMNKLIFFAYVFDPSVKLEGMEYSLTTMFGKVRGVALYKAVVDELTLLFLEYNSIFESVGGGSSSNVSELGSQPSSTQVEGGNLAPVPVPYCATGTRKPPSVMKARFKQHRREMGTSSSRRTELEIYLDEALLDDEDQIDVLMWWKFNSARFPVLSRMARDILAVPISTVASESAFSTGGRVLDCFRSSLTPKLVEALICTQNWLRASIEPLVVEECIEELETFEQGLPNVGPPV; encoded by the exons ATGGAACCAGATGCAAGG CTGCCAACAGATGATGCAGTTGGGACTTGGGGCAATATTGCTCCCTGTCCTGATGCTCCTGTTAACCCAGAAGTGGTTGTTGATGGGCCAACACAGCAGCAAGTGCAAGGCCCTCAACCTCAACCTGAGGCAGCTAATGCCAGAAAGAGGAAGCCAATGCATAAAAGGTCTGTGGTCTGGGAGCATTATGAAAGTGTGAATGATGACATGGGCAGAGTGGTAAGTGCTAAATGTTTATACTGTGCTAGAGTGTATGAATGTCACAGTAAACGTAATGGCACATCAACTCTTAGAGCACATATGTTGGCTTGTTTGAAAAATCCCAATAGTAAACACACTAGACAAGCCTTATTAACTATGCCTAATGTTCAACATGTTAATGATGGGAACTTGGTTAATGTTGGGGTCTGGAAGTTTAGTCAAGAAGCTGTTAGAGAGTCTTTAGCTTTCATGATTGTTGTTGATGAGTTGCCATTGAGATTTGTAGATGGTATGGGGTTTAGGAAACTGATGAACACTGCATGTCCTAGGTTCAAAATTCCCTCTAGATGGACCATGAATAGGGATATTTTCAATCTGTTTGCAagtgaaaaattgaaattgaaatcctTTTTAAAAGATCATAGTCAGAGGGTTAGCATAACTACTGATACATGGACTAGCATTCAAAGGATTAATTATATGTGTGTCACTTGCCATTGGATTGATGATTCGTGGAAGCTGCATAAAGCCATTATTTCTTTTATTCCAGTCAGTGGTCATAGGGGTGAGTACATAGCTAAGTCTTTGGAGAATTGTGTGCTTGATTGGGGTGTAAAAAATGTGTTTTCTATTACCATGGACAATGCCAGTAGCAATGATGTAGCTGTAGGTGTGTTTAGAAAGAAATTGATTTCTTGGGGAACTGGGGTTGCAAAAGGGAAATATTTGCACATGCGTTGTATTGCTCACATTCTTAATTTGGTAGTCAGTGATGGTCTTAAAGATGTTAATGTCTCTGTGAAAAAAGTAAGGGATGCAGTCAGGTACATTAGAAACAGTCCAGCtaggttaaaaaaatttaaagaatctGCTGATTTTGTTGGTGTTGAGTCTAAAAAATGTCTTTGTTTAGATGTGCCAACACGCTGGAATTCTACTTACTTGATGCTTCACACTGCTGCTTTGTATGAAAAAGTATTTGAGAAATATGATGAGGATGAGTCATCATTTAAGACAGATTTGAATGGTAATATACCTGATTCGCATGACTGGGAGGTAGTTAGAAAATTTTCTGATTGTCTTGCTCACTTCTACACAGTTACTTTGCGTATTTCTGGTTCATTGTATGTTACCTCTGATATGCACTTTCAAGAAATCTGTGATCTTAATGTTGTCCTGTGTGACATGATTGAAAGTGATGACTTAGAGATAAAAAATTTGGGTGAAAGAATGAAAGTTAAGTTTGATAAATACTGGGGTGACCCTGACAAAATGAACAAGCTTATCTTTTTTGCTTATGTGTTtgatccaagtgtaaaactGGAGGGAATGGAGTATTCTTTGACTACCATGTTTGGAAAGGTTAGAGGTGTTGCCTTGTATAAAGCTGTTGTTGATGAGCTAACCTTGCTTTTCCTTGAGTACAATTCTATTTTTGAATCTGTTGGTGGTGGGAGCAGTAGCAATGTTTCTGAATTGGGCTCTCAACCTAGTTCTACTCAAGTTGAAGGAGGCAATCTGGCTCCTGTCCCTGTCCCTTACTGTGCTACTGGTACAAGAAAACCTCCATCTGTGATGAAAGCAAGATTCAAGCAACATCGGAGGGAAATGGGAACTTCCAGTTCTAGAAGAACtgaacttgaaatctatttAGATGAGGCCTTATTGGATGATGAGGACCAAATTGATGTGTTAATGTGGTGGAAGTTCAATTCTGCTAGATTTCCAGTTCTGTCTAGAATGGCCCGAGATATCCTAGCAGTTCCCATTTCCACGGTGGCGTCTGAATCTGCCTTCAGCACTGGTGGGAGGGTCCTTGATTGCTTCAGGAGTTCTTTGACTCCTAAGCTGGTGGAAGCCCTTATCTGTACACAGAATTGGTTGAGAGCATCAATTGAACCTCTGGTGGTTGAAGAATGTATTGAGGAGTTGGAAACATTTGAGCAAG GGTTGCCAAATGTTGGTCCTCCTGTTTAG
- the LOC126680312 gene encoding pollen receptor-like kinase 3: protein MALNWLLRPILPMLILVFSLQSSSISSITESDALINLKNSFTNASALSSWVNGSTPCEGETQWNGLLCSNGIVIGLRLEKMGLSGEINVDALLRISGLRSISFARNSFSGPIPELSRLGYLKSIFLSGNQFSGEIPSDFFLKMVSLKKIWLSDNNFTGDIPPSLMHLSNLLELHLENNEFTGTIPPIAQSTLKTFNVSNNKLKGKIPEGLEKFNLSSFAGNSDICGAKIGKACKTITASLAAATVTHNVTSIGSGNATKTKENEAERTTSAGIITLAAMLLSVGAVILFKLRRKEDDFEVSGQDSSTATAGANEETVEVQVTMPDRSQETVEATKKTVSARKGCNQSNKSAGSAELVMVNNGKGVFGLHDLMKAAAEVLGNGGLGSSYKALMTDGEAVVVKRMREMNALGKDGFDSEVRKLGRLKHQNILTPLAFHYRKDEKLLIYEYMPKGSLLYLLHGEGGPSHGELNWPLRLRIISGIARGLFYLHTELASFDLPHGNLKSSNIFLNSQNEPVIAEFGFNKLTIPSVGKQALLAFKSPEAAQSGVSPKCDIYCLGLVILEILTRKVPCQYLNNGKGGIDLVQWVQSSISQGRETELLDPDIANNANSLGKMRAMLHIGACCAESNPAQRIDLRVALQKIEDINLESCDSDNRTIHVLPSLRDGYADSTPFNHAESSKKGRHGGSNSFADNSVFSFTSADSQFVKNEN from the exons ATGGCCTTGAATTGGCTTCTCCGGCCAATTCTTCCTATGTTAATCCTAGTTTTTTCACTTCAATCTTCGTCGATTTCTTCGATTACCGAGTCGGACGCGTTGATTAACCTCAAGAACTCGTTTACTAATGCCAGTGCACTCAGTTCTTGGGTTAATGGATCCACCCCTTGTGAAGGTGAAACTCAATGGAATGGACTTCTGTGTAGTAATGGAATTGTTATCGGTCTTCGGCTCGAGAAAATGGGCTTATCGGGAGAGATTAATGTCGATGCATTGCTTCGGATTTCGGGGCTCAGAAGTATAAGCTTTGCTCGTAATTCATTTTCGGGTCCGATTCCTGAGTTGAGTCGTTTAGggtatttgaaaagtatttTCCTGTCAGGAAATCAGTTTTCGGGCGAGATACCGTcggattttttcttaaaaatggTCTCGTTGAAGAAAATATGGCTTTCTGATAATAATTTTACGGGAGATATTCCGCCGTCGTTGATGCATTTGTCGAATCTTCTCGAATTACACCTCGAAAACAACGAATTTACGGGCACTATTCCGCCTATTGCGCAATCAACGTTGAAAACATTTAATGTATCTAACAATAAACTAAAAGGGAAAATTCCTGAGGGGTTAGAGAAATTCAACCTGAGTTCTTTCGCCGGAAATTCTGACATATGCGGCGCAAAGATCGGAAAAGCTTGTAAGACTATAACCGCCTCTTTAGCTGCAGCAACAGTAACACACAACGTTACTTCTATTGGATCAGGCAATGCTACAAAAACCAAGGAAAATGAAGCTGAGAGGACAACAAGTGCAGGGATTATAACATTGGCTGCAATGTTACTTTCTGTAGGAGCtgtgattttatttaaattacggAGGAAAGAAGACGATTTCGAGGTGAGCGGACAGGACAGCAGTACCGCCACTGCCGGCGCTAATGAGGAGACGGTCGAGGTTCAAGTTACAATGCCTG ATAGATCCCAGGAAACGGTGGAAGCAACCAAGAAGACGGTCTCTGCTCGTAAAGGGTGTAATCAAAGTAACAAGAGCGCCGGTTCAGCAGAACTAGTGATGGTGAATAATGGAAAGGGTGTTTTTGGGCTGCATGATTTGATGAAAGCTGCCGCAGAAGTGCTCGGAAATGGCGGATTAGGGTCTTCGTATAAGGCTTTGATGACGGACGGAGAGGCCGTCGTGGTTAAGAGAATGAGGGAAATGAATGCTCTAGGGAAAGATGGATTTGATTCTGAGGTTAGAAAGCTTGGAAGGCTAAAACATCAGAATATTTTGACTCCTTTGGCATTTCATTATAGGAAAGATGAGAAGCTGTTGATATATGAATACATGCCTAAAGGCAGTCTGCTCTACTTGTTGCATG GGGAAGGAGGACCTTCACATGGTGAGCTAAATTGGCCTCTTCGTCTAAGGATTATATCAGGAATTGCTAGAGGACTATTTTATCTTCATACGGAACTCGCTTCCTTCGATTTACCCCATGGAAATCTAAAATCAAGCAACATTTTTCTCAATAGCCAAAACGAACCGGTAATTGCAGAATTCGGGTTCAATAAACTTACCATTCCGTCTGTCGGAAAACAAGCTCTGCTTGCTTTCAAGTCCCCTGAAGCTGCACAATCCGGAGTTTCCCCTAAATGCGACATCTACTGTTTAGGCCTCGTCATCCTCGAAATCCTGACACGAAAAGTTCCCTGTCAGTATCTTAACAATGGAAAAGGAGGGATTGATTTAGTCCAATGGGTCCAATCTTCGATTTCTCAGGGTCGAGAAACGGAATTGCTAGATCCTGACATTGCAAACAACGCGAATTCGCTAGGGAAAATGCGAGCAATGTTACACATTGGCGCTTGTTGTGCCGAAAGTAATCCTGCTCAAAGGATAGACCTGAGAGTAGCTTTGCAAAAAATTGAAGATATAAATTTGGAGAGTTGTGATTCGGATAATCGAACAATTCATGTGCTTCCGTCGCTTAGAGACGGGTATGCCGATTCAACCCCGTTCAATCACGCTGAAAGCTCGAAAAAGGGACGACATGGCGGATCCAACAGCTTTGCAGACAATTCTGTATTCTCCTTTACTTCTGCTGACTCACAATTCGTaaagaatgaaaattaa